The Populus nigra chromosome 4, ddPopNigr1.1, whole genome shotgun sequence genome contains the following window.
ATGACAGACTGCTTTGCTCTTCCCAAAATAAATCTTcaacatttcaaaattttagatTTCCAACGATTAAACTACATGCTATCTTCTTTGAAAAAGGTCGGGCTCATCAGAGAATCAACTTGCATTGCCACCTGACACCTAATAATGTGATTTTGTAAAGTGCTCTCCCTTGGTAGTGAAGAGGACATGAAAGAAATTAGTGGGGGGAAATGAAAAAAGGTAATTTGAGAAGTAAAAGTGATTAAGTACGCGCTTTGACGTTTTTGAACATGaaaatgcattttcaaatgGACACATAAGCAAAAGTTAGCACTCTCCTGGGATAGGGAATAATTTGATTTCTCTTTAAACACACAGTAACTCAGGGTTTTAAGATGGAAGAAAAAAGTACAGCATgcttaattttcatttcaaataaaaacaaaaatagatcaAGGCTAAGAACACCACCagcaaattcaagaaaatatggggttaaaaaaacatggattctCGTTATGGATGAAATTATGAGAAGATGATCACACCTGTGCAGCTAATTTTTGAAGTTTAATGCTTTCAGCTTCATCCCCATCCTCAGCATCAACTCCCATTTCCTTGTCAGACTCATCAgcgtcatcatcttcatcatcagtCTGGAAACCATCCATATCATCAAGATCTTCAGCTTCTTCCTCCTTTGCAGCTTCTGTCCCAACACATGATGTCCGAAGAAGATCAATATTGATCCAAACATATAATGAAGTCATAGCTGAGGGAAAAGAGcaaggagaggagaggaggacAGACTAAGACCTGCAAGTTGATCTTTGTATTGAACAAGGAGATCAAGAGTGGCTCTGAAAACACGCCCCAGAGCATCTCCTGGTAATTGATCCGCAGGGAGAGCAAGTAGTGATGTCAGTCCCAAACAACAAACTTTCTTATCATGTTCCCTGCACCACAAAAATCACTGCATGATCCACCAAATCATAGAAACCATTTAATGGAACAGAAGAAAGCAACCCACCACTTTACAGCTTATATGAAGCCCAAGGATAGAGAAGACGAGCATAGGAAAAGTTACCTTTTAAAATTTGCCCTTACGCCACTCTTTTTCACTTGTTCCAACATCTGGAACCAAAGAGTAAAGATCTCTGTAGCAACACCAAGTCTGTGCAATATGCTGAGGGTCAAAGCTGCATTGTAGTAAAGAGCATCTGCAACCTGCACAGAAAATTCAGAAGGCTATCCTTTTaacaaattttcaattcaaacttgAACAAATCGCTTCCAAATATAATGGGTCACCTACTAATGACAAATAAGAGGTTTGCTCAAAAAGGGAGTAATCTTGTTAAGCTGCCAAAAGCATTAACTACTAGCTCACATCAAAATACCTCAAAATAAGAGGTTTTGCAAGAATATCAAACAAGTCAGAATGTCAGATTTCGATTTTCCCACCAGACAACCAAATATCAGCCATTAAATCAGTATAGCCTACTATAGGGGGTGTAATAACTATGAAACCTTATACCTCTCTAAGTGTGGGATGATGCCTACTGTAAAAAGATTAATCACTtcacaaaatcatttttttcaggCAACTCAAGAAACTGACCCAGAGATTTGTAAGTGAATTCCACCAAGCATGGGACTAACCCAACCCAAAGAGGTGCATTCCTCTAACCTCATCAATAGGAAACCTTGACTCCTACCATCTAGGAAGCTGACTAGTACGAAAACTTACAATAACAAAATGTATGAAAATGCTTCTGTTACCCTATCATATGGAATGTATGTGGTCATGGGATTTTAACAGATGCCTTGTTTAATAAATTCATCAGTTAAAAGGGGTAGTTCCAGTTctcaaatgaaaattttggtATTACCAGCAATAGCTGACTAACTCTCAGTCAGAGAGAACACATGCAGAcccaataaaaacataattttaaaagtacaaGATGTGATCAGAGGAGAAAATACCCAGGGAACAAAGGGGACTGAACAATCTCAATTTCTCAAGAAATGTATCTTTGATAAATTAACATGAAATTACAATATCCATAGTCTCATGTAGAATCTTTGACAAGCCACAATCCCGTATTTGTGCAGAATATCAACGAGGGGTAGCCAAAGCAGCATTATGTGTTTATTCCAAGGAGTAAGGAGTAACAATCCAAAGTTAACCTCATTATTATAACAAGGCATTGATTATTTCAAACAAACCCTGAAATTTGAGACTTCCCATCATCCAATAAAGACATGAAATTCATATTTACAACCAAATACCTTACATGATTAGTTATCAATGCTATTACTGTGAAATACATGCAACTTTCCACTATCACACACTCTAGGCCTGTCTGCTCACAGTTAGGGTTACGAATATTGACTGCTTACATAAACATGGTACAAGTGAATATTCAAAGTTTCAAACTACTTGACAAAATCAATCCCGAGAAATAATCAATccatgagagaaaaaaagaagcaagatATGGACTTCGGAGGGTAAAGTATAGTCAAAACAGAAAAGTCGTGTCAAAGCATTTGTAAACATTATAACTCCTCACCACTTGCATAAGAAGACATTTCAAGTATAATTTATCAGTTCGACGCAACCGCTGAACAGTGATTCTCATATATGGCTCAACCCACTGATCCACTTGCCCTTTACAGTTCTGGAAAACCACTTCAATAAGCTTCGGTGCTGGTTCTATGTCACTGTCTTCCAAGTTTCCATCTGCCATTATCTGCAAAGGAACATAAAACATGACCCAAAAAGAGatcaatagataaaataaaataacgaaCATTCAAGATTGTCATCTATTAATTCTCCATGCTTCAAttgcacaaaaagaaaatgaaaggtgattaataattctaaaatatcTCACCGATGAAATCATGTTCCAAAGGCTTTGTTGGTAATCCGGTTCCCTGCATGCAAGGAAATGTTCAGTCCCCCTAGATATATAGTTGTCCAGTGGAACCAGAATGTCtgcagcaaaacaaaacatcataaGAACTGTTACAAGGACCAAAGAAATCGGTCCATAAAAGAAATATAgcctgaaaaaaatattaaatgcatCGAAATAGAAAGACTTTAATTCATTCAATCACAGAcccttgattttgttttcttgttcaaGCTACCAAATAATATTGCAGTTCAGgaacattattttttagcaaATCATAACAATGAGGGTATAAAATACCAATGAAAGAATTAGCTTCCACAATATTACTAGTGACAAAAGAAGTTGTAACAATGAACTAAATACATACTTGGAAAGAAATCAATTGCCCATTCTGCCAATGCTTCAATCATCAAGGGCCAAAGAGACCACATTTCCGTAGATATTATTGGAGAGAAAAAGGTCATATATGAAACAATTTCCAAAACTTCCTCAAACACCTCTGCAGAAAGATATCAAAAAAGTGCTCAATCTCAAAATTGCATCAATAGAACAAAAGGCTTACTCAATAGCATGCAATCAGAAACAACTAAGATTTTGACAAGATTTAAAGACCttaattgataatttgtttCCAACACTTTTGACAtggcaaacaaaaaaataaaatcctaatgTAAATTTAAGGAAAAGCACAAAGAATAGAATTGCCTCAAGTTTCCAAAACATTGGATGGTCTTGCTTTAGCATATTTTCAATCAAGTGACAAGCTGCCACAGAATATAGATTTACATGCTAGAAGGCATAGATGTCTCATTCCCAGGGGAGCAAAAGAAACGATGAATGGATTACTGGGAGTTCCTCAGGGAAAGAGAACTCCTCAGTTGCCTGCAAACAATGTTGCAAACCATTCGCACTGGATTTGAGACAACCAGATAGGCAAGCACAACCAAATTAACTAGAGCAAATCACACATGCAAGTTCATATATCCCCAAGCGGACATCAAAGACATCAGCAGGCGCCACTAGGACAAGATAAGACAAGATAAGACAAGCCACCAGATGAACACATACCTTGGCCATCAGTTGTCAACATTCTACGCATTATAGGAAGCAAAGTTGGCTCAACTTGGACAAAAAGATCAGGTAGCCTGCTGACTGACTCAAGAATTGTGCTTATTGCACGCAAACAACCAACTGCTGCTAAAGCACCAGGATCATCAGCTTCGTCATCAGCTTCTGCAGTATTCATACATCTCCAAAATGCAGCTGCCTGAACATAAAGGTATAATGTCAGTCTCAATTAGACAGAAATGTCCAACAAATATAGCATCTAACCAGAACTGATAAGCATTACCAAATTCTGGCATAATCCAAGAGCATATGGTGCCATCTCCTCCCCAAATTTGTCCACTATAGTTTCCAAAGTAAAGACCAGGTCCTCATTCTCTACCTCATTCATTAGTTTGAAGAACTCTGGAAGGgaggaagaaaagaaaccagTCACATCAGCACTCTTGGAACCTTTTTAACAAGGGCTAATTGATCTATTCTATTAATAAACAGTAGAGTTGAATGAAaggaaaaactacaaaaaaatgcagtgacgtaaatcaaaaaaagatCTTGTGAACAAAGAGAAGGCGAGTTCTATTTAACTGACTTCAGAAATTAATGtcacaaactaaaataaactgTCAATAACATGAGCATAACCACTTACCATCAAGAAGTTGAGGAAGAATCGGACGAATCTCATTTAAATCTGTCATGCACAGAACCCATTTAGATAGAAGGATGGATGAATGGAGAAATATAGAAAAAGTGCTAGAGAGTAGCAGCTTCATACCTTTGCAGGCTTCAACAAAGCATCGCAATGCAAAAACTGAGTCAACACGCACAGGAAGCTCTGGATCACGCAACCCAGAAACGACACTGTGCAAGGATTTACGGAAATTGTTCTGGTCTGAAAAGTTAATGTGGGCATATTGTCCTGCAACCCATGCAGCCTAACACCCActccaaaaagaaagaaaagcataaGCTCACTCTTAATAAACTAACATTTATGCTTTGTAATCTGGAAAACCCAATTAAGATTAAAGTCCTGGAGTCCATAGCAATGGGTAtagctaaaatataaaataccaaacaacagaaaaatattttcaaggaaaaaataacTGAGCAATAAACCTTTGCTCTAAGGTGGCCAACAGGACTGCTGAACTCGGGGAAAACATGTTGCACTAACATACGCTCCAGTTCAGATTTGTAAGGGTCAGTCTGTTTCAGTTTATCACAAAGTGCTCCAATAGCAAGTAGAGCACCATCCTTTTGTCGATAGGGTTTATATTCCACTGGTGCTTCatcatatctaaaaaaaaaccagcaataAGAGCACCATTAAAGTACCGAAAAAGATTTCCATCTATTGCAAACCTCAAAATGAAAAGTACCTCTTAAAAATTTCCACTATGAATAGAATGAACTTTTGAAGGTTCTCCTTCCCACGTTTTCTAACCAACTCACTGACAAAGTCCATGGAAGCGGTCCTGGGACTATACAAATCTTCAATGATATCTGCAACAAGGTACATCATGATGACTAGTGTTTATGGAGAAAGAGCTGTTGTGGCTGTGAAGGGTATACGATTGTTCAAGCAAGTGTTTGGTAATGATGCTGTTAATGTGTTAAatgttcaatttaaaaatcaaaagaaagaaagaaagacaattaAACAAATTGCTATCAAGGATATTTTTGCTGTTTATCAATTCAAGCACCTCCAAAagcatcaaattaataattctccaaaacattattcaaaattatttttggagacaaaaaataatcttgaaacTCAGGGCTTTTTGTAACCAAATGGTCTATTGCATTCTATGGCAGGGTGATCACCTCCCACAAGTCCAACAATAATGCCAAAGCATCTTAAGTCTTTCAAGCAATGGAACCAGATTTTGATACTCACCATAACCCTTTCTCACATACTCATGTGGGTCTTCATCCCAGAGTTTTTGATCATTGTCATTGAAGCACATAAGAGGGAAAACTATCTCAAAAAGAAGAATGTCAAGTCTTGGTTGCAGTAGATTATACATGCTATTCTTTGAGATGCTGCATGTAAACAAAAATCAGTATTACAACATTAGCCTTCAAAAATACACTATAGCAGCAGTGCAACAAAACACAGAATTGAAAAGGGAAATGCTATTGGATGCCCTTATGAACTAGTTTTTGGTAGTTAGTGAAAAGTTTGCAAAATGTGTAAGTTTGGTTATTAAGCATTGGATTTGTGATGTGAATAGATGAAAAGTTCGAAATTGTCTAATTATTACAAAATTTAGCTACAACAATCTAACACTAAGTAAGCTTAAAAAGTGCCCTAAGGGCATCCATTAGACAaacccaattaaaaatattggtaaAACCGTGATGACCAACTTGTCACAATACAAAAGGCATAAATTTATGTGCTCTAGAAACCAGGCACATTCATTTTCTGTTGAGTGCATGAGCTTGAGTTTCTTTTATCATGTGATCAAATGATAAATGCTTACAGAGCAAGGGGGGAGGGGATAAGAACATTTAAGTACAAAGATGAGGAAGAAGATGCTATCAAAAAAGACAGTCAAACCCTAGGGGAAGCTATGAGAAAAAAATCCCATGAGTGCAACAGTTTGGGTCTAAAGAAAGCATGCCATTCACACCCGAATTGATGCatccaacaaaaacaataactcCCAAACTGGTGCGATCACAACAACAAGCCTTAATCACAAGTTCCTGACCCCAAATAGtatgaagaaacaaaatagtTCGGAACACTGCCAATCAGAAGTTTAAAACACTGGAAGATGATATATATGATAATGGGAAGATTCAATGGGACATAAAATGTGAAGAAACAAGAATACGACTGCAGTATTTGTGAGAAAGCATATTTCACAAACCTGTTGCTTAGATACTGAAGAATTAGGTTGATAACTCTGTCAGGCAAATAGCCACCACCACGAATCACGTTCAATAGATTCAAGTGGCACTCCAAAATTTTCGCAGCAAAATTATTCTGAAACATCTGGGCGAAAGCTTTGTTTTCTGGGTTTTGAAGTTTCAAGTCTCCAAACCTACAAGTGTTTTAAATGGCCATGACACTATAAATTACATGCTCGTCCCAACTATTCTAAACTCATTTCAAACACCAAAACATTACCGAGTGTATAGCCTGTTCAAAATGTGAACCGTCCATTTCTTCACCTTCCACCATCCCCATGACTTCCTAAGCTCAGGATCCACAGGCTGGCCCTCTACAGGAACAGGCCTCTccaaaacatttaagaaaaGAACCATCCAAGCATTGAAGACATTTGGATCCAAGAGTTGCTTTGGAATCTCCAGCTGATAATCAATGACAATAAATTAAACTTGTAAATCataaccacaaaaataaaaagcttgTGTCCCCAGaaattttctaggaaaacaAATCACATACAGCACTGGGATTTTTCCTAgttcaaacaaataatatatgtatCATTGACAGCATACCTCTTAATGTATTATGAAATCAAAAACTTTACTTTATTCCTAAACCAGGGAAGAAAAGCATTGCACAAGCTTTAGAAATATGATGGAAACTTAAAAAGGTTTAAGATGCATACTATTTTTGTACACTAAAATCCATCAGCATTGAGTGACAATATTAGGTCTATTTCTAGCACAGCAAGTAATTAAAGAGTATATGTTGAATTACTACAAATTACAACATGTACAAAACAGCTTTAACCACTAAAGGAGAGCAGATTTCCTAATTGCCATTAGCTGAAATGAAGGATAAACAAGTTGGGGAACTTCAGTATGGCTTACATGGCATCTCAAGATGAGCAAAATCAAGTCAATTAGCAAAACAAAAGTGAAACACGACTCACCATGATAGATAAACAGTAACATCAAATAATCAAGGAATCCATAAAACAGAATTTACATTAGTTCACTATTCAACTGCCATTTCAGAGCTTACATATATAGATGACCagaatattttacaaataagcTTGATCAAATCTGCTACTTCCAGAGAAGGATTCGGTATCTGGACAAGTTTGTTGAATAAGTTGAGAAGATGAGAGAATGTCTCCTCAACAATGCGATAAACAGGTGTCCTCTCCTCATCCGACTTGAAcctatgaaaacaaaattttcagacAATTTATTGAGCTTTGCAACTAGACTCACAAGCAATGTGTTCATTCGTGGAAGAATAAGTTGGGTGACAAAGCAGTCTAACATAAACAAAACCTAAATTTCTAATCCTTAAGTCAACTTAGTATAGCAGCTCAGATAAAGCATTCATAGACGTTGTGGTACACTAAAACATGGAAACCCAACGTGAGGACTGAAAAGTGTCCCAAGATTCTCATGCCACCATTTATTTGTCCAGCAAAGGTTCcttttcaatgaaataaaaagcaTCCCTGATGAAATAACAGAAAACAACCAACTTAAAAGCACAGTTATGTGTGCCAATTATATAGCCAGCAAATAAATGACCGTggtattcttattttttttgatgccCAAAGATACACAagcaaataaattatataatggTGTGTCTCACCAGCACCGCGGGCCAATTGTTCAAAACAGGCCATTACATCAAGCTCAAATGTCATATGCAAGTTAGTTATTTATATGTCTTTCCTGTTTTTAGTGGGAAAATGATCCCAACACCAATGGTTGGATGtttaagaaacaataaaagagaACCGCAAGCATGTTCAGAACTAGAGAAAAAGTCAAAAAGCATAGTGATTGGCATATTATCTTGGAAACAAATCAAAATGTCAACAATTAGCACATCCTTACTCGTATTTTCTAGAAAGAATCCTCAACACAAATAGAGCTCCATATACTTGCTGATCTTGTAGGTTAAGCTTGATCCAATCCAGAAGGTGAGGCCATTGCTCTGGGTAATCAGCATGGATCATTGTTTTAAGACACTCACCCAGTTGTACCCTATATACATCATGACATAACATTTAACATTAGAGGAAGCAAAAGTAGAAAACCCTCAATGGTCCATTAAATTTCAACGCACATTCcacaaacaaaaccaaattttgagaatttaaaagaaaaaaaatcaggaaaTCATATTTATCCAACAAAACACAGCTTAAAAGTAAGAGATTGCAAAATTCAGGAGAGAGCAAAATCCAAACAAGTAAAAACCAAAATGATCGGTGAAACAGTAGAAATCAAACAACTATACCTCAATAAAGGCGGAACGCGCACAAGAAACACAAGGATGTGATCCCTCACCATAGCTTTATCACTCGCAGAGATCTTTGGTAACTCACCTACAACAAACAGCAAAACCAAAGAAATAGCAATCATCAActaatcaaaaacaaaaagaattttcaAACAGTTGGCATAACTAATTGAAGACAGCATACCAGGCTCATGGGGTGCCCAATTCTTGGCAATGAAGTTCTTGAAGTGAATACTAGCTACTTGACGCACAGCCATATTGCAATTATTGTCCACAATAATCTGCAGCAACCTCACAAGATGCTGAGGTGTGTACTGAAACTGCAGTATAATCACAaagaatcaaacaaaattttaaaatttaacagaaaaattaaacaagaaatgaTTAATTATTCAATCTTGAACCTGATCGAGTCTTTGCTCGGCGTCTTTGCGTTCGTCAGGATTGGGGCTAAGAGCAGCTTGTAGGACAACAGCGAGGCTAGGGAGGTccatatttttgttatgattatgGAACTGATCAAAGGATAAGGAGTGATTGATCGATcgaggagatttttttttcttttttcggtTATGTCTATTGTCTAAACCCTAGCTGGATAGTCGTCGtcttcgtcgtcgtcgtcgtcgtcgtcgtcgtcttcGACTAGGGTttagacagagagagagagtgggtGAGCGCGTGCGTGTCGGGGCTGCGGAGAGAGACAGCTAGTGGATGtagtatttaaattattagggtTTTACGGTTGTTTAACTAAAAGGATTAATGACGTCCGTAACATGACATATACACGTCTACACATGGATTCCTTGCTTtttaccatttatttatttatttattagaactTTTAGTGTTTGTAggttaatatattattgttgttgttttactCAAGAATATTTGGgaggaaattcaaaaaatatatttcaccaTGATATTGCATTTGTCATATCaaggaaaaaatagaaataagaatATTTGTGTAACATCTTAGTATTTTGGTACAAATTTCATGTAATAAATccaaaatagtataattttcttatattataatttaaaaatttatcaaaatttcaacaaaattttatctatattagaaaattttaagttattgactaaatttattatactttaataaataattaattagcatttcattcattattcaatattctTGGACTTATCACATCATAATTTATCTCATCACATCAATCATATTTTAACTATTAGAtgaattaaactaatatttatcaacaaaataatcaaaatacaacaatatataatttaaactaaTGATAACTactatgtttaaaattaatacagacattatcaaagaaaaattatactttAGGTAATCATGGATTTATCTAGTATTTAAATCCAACAGCTTGTAAAATTCCTTGcatgataataattacattaaaataattaatatatatgctATCATcctaaaattacataaaatatacAACATcagttatgtttttatataatacaaaaacacaAGGGGCTTCATGATCTACTAATCACGATAAAGCTGCGAGGACCCTGAAATCATTTTATACccctattaattaattaattaatatgaaaaaatattttttaatataaattaatgaatttactattaactaaaatatatatttacattaagaattatgttaataaataacttaattcctctttttattaattacatcaATCCCTTGAATATTCAAAAGATTTTCTCTTTAACCCGGACTCGGGTAATAAACCCTTATTCAGGGTATTCAGTTTCACAGCCCAAAACAAGGCATTAATCCTTAAACCAATGTGCTAAATATCCAGCCTAAAATAGAGTATTAATCCTTAAACCAAGAACTAATTATCTTCAGGCCTAGCATTAGTTATTAAACCAAGAACTACTCATCCAACCCCGAACACGACAACAATGTCACATCaaatattaatacaataaaGTGCAAAGGAATCTACTTTGatatttataacaattttatatagAGCCAAATTAATAAGATATTGATCACCTACGTAACGTCCGAGCTCTATATGTGTGATCCTGTCTTTGTACCCTCTTTACAATCTCTTCTGTAATTTTAACAACTTAATGTTAAACCTCCTGTATCTTTGTATTAACTAATTTTTCACAATAAGTcaatatataaacaattatcTCGACAACATCATTGCTTTATCTTTTGTCAACgatatcaaaaagaaaaggatatgtTTCCTACTTGAAATTCTCAAAACCTACCTACCAATTAATCATACCATGATTAATTCGTTGCAAGTTCTACCctttataattatcaatttattcaaACAACTCACcccttctaatttcttcaattgacCAAACAATTTCTTTTAGATGAGAGTATATTTTCTTTCCAATTTAACCACAATTTTCTCACCAAATCAATAATCAACTCTTCATCATATCGCTACAAATATTACAAAAGTATAATtcattataatttcatatatctctcaaaactttaaattcttaaaacatcaaaattctCATTTATCATGTAGAAATATGATAAATCATCTAAAGTATAACCCACGTGTTTGGTTATTACAATTTCAACATAATTTACAAGAATAACACAAATTCTTCAAACATGCCTTCCTGACTCTCCATAGTCGGCCCTTAAGTTTCATTACCCatccaatatttttatttaatttaacaaatttcATACTTTTTATAGTCATTTAATCATctataacaataattaacaacTAATTTCAATTTCCCCGAAATTTCATCTAAAAAACTCTAATTCAAATTACTAATTTTGCATAGAATCATTAAACACTTGTTCAAATCGATACCAAAGGGTTTCAAACACCTTACCTTGTTTCTAAACATATTTAGAAAGTCAATCCCTCaagattttttcaaaacttctcTCTTTTCCTCTTCTCCCTTCATTTTCTCACTCTAgcttaccttttttttccttgatctcTCTAAATTTCTAGGGTAGTTATGTTTTTCTATCTCAaaacactcttttttttatacttctAATCATGAATTTCTAGTCATTcaatgtgaaagaaaaaaagaggaaatgaaTTTACCATTTTTCTGTCAATCTGGCTGAATGACCTCCCTTCATGAGAGTCTCTTTCATTAAATAGGAAGAATTCTGATTTACATTCCATAAAATCTGCTACTATTAACTATAATCTCGGCCTAATTATAGAAAGCTAATTACCCTATGATTACATAAATATTtacatctgtttttttttacataaataacaaatatgtGTATGGAAACTAATGATTCTACTAAAAAAGACCATACTAACATCCCCCCTCAAATTGATGATGGGTGATCAAGAAGCATCAATTTGCCAACTAGAAACTGATGGCGTTGACGAGTCATTGATTTGGTAAACACATGAGCTATTTGAAGGTCGGTGGAGATATGTGGAAGAGAAATAACGTGAGTGTCCACGGCTTCTTGAATAGAATGACAATCCACTTCGATATGCTTGGTGCACTCATGGAAAACAGGATTGATAGCAATCTAAATAACACTCATGTTGTCAGCATGAAGAAGAGTAAAAGTAGTCTGGGGAAATCCAATTTCTACAAGCAGTCTACGAAGCCAAACAACCTCAGAGCAAGCAGCTGACATGGCTCTATATTCAGACTCAGTCGAAGATTTGGAAACACGATCTTGTTTCTTACTTTTTCAAGATATTAAAGAATCACCAAGAAACATACACTAACCTGTGACAAAGCGACGTTTATCAGGACATCTCGCCCAATCGGCATCACTAAAAGCAACAAGGCAAATAAAAGAACTAGCAGGGTAGAATAGGTCACGGCTAAAAGAGCCAAGTAGATATCGTATGATGCGACAAACAGTTACCAAATGTAAATGACGTGGAGATTGCATAAATTGACTGACTTGCTGAACTGCAAAAGAGATATTAGGCCGAGTAATAATAAGATAATTCAAGTTGCCAACTAATTGCCGTTATAAAGTTGGATTAGGCAAAAGATCCTCG
Protein-coding sequences here:
- the LOC133691984 gene encoding importin beta-like SAD2, with product MDLPSLAVVLQAALSPNPDERKDAEQRLDQFQYTPQHLVRLLQIIVDNNCNMAVRQVASIHFKNFIAKNWAPHEPGELPKISASDKAMVRDHILVFLVRVPPLLRVQLGECLKTMIHADYPEQWPHLLDWIKLNLQDQQVYGALFVLRILSRKYEFKSDEERTPVYRIVEETFSHLLNLFNKLVQIPNPSLEVADLIKLICKIFWSSIYLEIPKQLLDPNVFNAWMVLFLNVLERPVPVEGQPVDPELRKSWGWWKVKKWTVHILNRLYTRFGDLKLQNPENKAFAQMFQNNFAAKILECHLNLLNVIRGGGYLPDRVINLILQYLSNSISKNSMYNLLQPRLDILLFEIVFPLMCFNDNDQKLWDEDPHEYVRKGYDIIEDLYSPRTASMDFVSELVRKRGKENLQKFILFIVEIFKRYDEAPVEYKPYRQKDGALLAIGALCDKLKQTDPYKSELERMLVQHVFPEFSSPVGHLRAKAAWVAGQYAHINFSDQNNFRKSLHSVVSGLRDPELPVRVDSVFALRCFVEACKDLNEIRPILPQLLDEFFKLMNEVENEDLVFTLETIVDKFGEEMAPYALGLCQNLAAAFWRCMNTAEADDEADDPGALAAVGCLRAISTILESVSRLPDLFVQVEPTLLPIMRRMLTTDGQEVFEEVLEIVSYMTFFSPIISTEMWSLWPLMIEALAEWAIDFFPNILVPLDNYISRGTEHFLACREPDYQQSLWNMISSIMADGNLEDSDIEPAPKLIEVVFQNCKGQVDQWVEPYMRITVQRLRRTDKLYLKCLLMQVVADALYYNAALTLSILHRLGVATEIFTLWFQMLEQVKKSGVRANFKREHDKKVCCLGLTSLLALPADQLPGDALGRVFRATLDLLVQYKDQLAEAAKEEEAEDLDDMDGFQTDDEDDDADESDKEMGVDAEDGDEAESIKLQKLAAQAKSFRPHDDDDDDSDDDYSDDEELQSPIDEVDPFIFFVDTIKAMQASDPLRFQNLTQTLDFHFQALANGVAEHAEQRRVVIEKEKLEKASTAGAS